A stretch of the Ptychodera flava strain L36383 chromosome 18, AS_Pfla_20210202, whole genome shotgun sequence genome encodes the following:
- the LOC139117229 gene encoding methionyl-tRNA formyltransferase, mitochondrial-like isoform X2: MKWCSTLKGLNGGLYQKIRDVYSAFVCNHTCPSLRSCPRGECVKGRICWNSDLYCLDNRRTHFFLRTQKVSCIEKRHFHSGIQCQCNKLNTSVNKQSCNEIRTSPPWRIMFFGTDDFAVESLKALNNNRIHGSSVSALRVVCSKSKGLRRGKHLDIIAPVQRYATDHNLPVSPWTDIDWSSGYDVGVVVSFGHLIPARVINRFPYGILNIHPSLLPRWRGASPIYHTILNGDKETGVTIIQISTKFDVGPIVAQQRLSVPDRCTTPQLSSLLSVKGADMLLEVLQNLPERIAQAKPQERKGATLARKITTSMSWIDWHSHSCEDVDRLYRAISYHVTLRTEWQGKLVKLYKMADPEITQGLYIPVSDPQPGQIVFHKKSKLLCVRSKDGWIAFEGVTLQMRKKMSAQDFYNGFLSRQKSSQRHSFCSACNNKTQSLLKTRS; this comes from the exons ATGAAGTGGTGTTCAACACTTAAAGGCCTTAATGGAGGACTGTATCAAAAAATTCGAGATGTGTACAGTGCATTTGTTTGCAACCATACTTGTCCCAGCCTGAGGAGCTGTCCAAGAGGTGAATGTGTCAAGGGAAGGATCTGTTGGAACAGTGATTTGTATTGTCTGGATAATCGCAGGACTCACTTTTTCCTCAGGACACAAAAAGTCTCATGCATagaaaaaagacattttcatTCCGGGATTCAATGTCAGTGTAACAAATTGAACACTTCAGTAAACAAACAAAGCTGCAATGAAATAAGGACTAGTCCACCATGGAGGATCATGTTCTTTGGAACAGATGACTTTGCAGTGGAATCTCTGAAAGCTCTGAATAATAACAG GATTCATGGCTCATCAGTGTCAGCACTACGAGTTGTGTGCTCCAAAAGCAAG GGATTGAGGAGAGGCAAGCACTTGGACATCATAGCCCCAGTTCAGAGATATGCAACGGATCACAACCTTCCAGTTTCACCGTGGACAGATATTGATTGGAGTTCAGGATATGATGTTGGTGTTGTAGTGTCATTTGGTCACCTCATTCCTGCCAGAGTTATCAACAGATTTCCCTA TGGTATACTCAACATACATCCAAGCTTGCTGCCAAGATGGCGTGGTGCATCACCTATCTACCATACAATACTCAATGGAGACAAGGAGACTGGTGTCACAATCATACAAATATCTACAAA GTTTGATGTTGGTCCTATAGTGGCACAGCAGAGACTAAGTGTTCCAGACAGATGTACCACACCACAACTTTCAAGTCTGCTGTCAGTAAAAGGAGCAGATATG CTTTTGGAGGTTTTACAGAATTTACCAGAGAGAATTGCACAGGCCAAACCACAAGAAAGAAAAGGTGCAACACTTG CCAGGAAGATAACAACATCTATGAGTTGGATTGACTGGCACTCACACTCCTGTGAAGACGTGGATAGACTGTACAGGGCAATATCTTACCAT GTCACCCTCAGAACTGAATGGCAGGGAAAACTGGTCAAGTTGTACAAAATGGCAGATCCTGAAATCACACAAG GTCTCTATATTCCAGTCAGTGACCCTCAACCAGGTCAGATTGTCTTTCATAAGAAGAGTAAATTACTGTGTGTGAGGAGTAAG GATGGTTGGATTGCATTTGAAGGTGTAACTCTACAGATGCGGAAGAAAATGTCTGCACAAGATTTCTACAATGGTTTTCTTTCAAGACAAAAATCCAGTCAAAGACATTCTTTCTGCagtgcatgcaacaacaaaacacaGTCATTATTAAAGACCAGGTCATGA
- the LOC139117229 gene encoding methionyl-tRNA formyltransferase, mitochondrial-like isoform X1 — protein MTQDQGSSQIDMKWCSTLKGLNGGLYQKIRDVYSAFVCNHTCPSLRSCPRGECVKGRICWNSDLYCLDNRRTHFFLRTQKVSCIEKRHFHSGIQCQCNKLNTSVNKQSCNEIRTSPPWRIMFFGTDDFAVESLKALNNNRIHGSSVSALRVVCSKSKGLRRGKHLDIIAPVQRYATDHNLPVSPWTDIDWSSGYDVGVVVSFGHLIPARVINRFPYGILNIHPSLLPRWRGASPIYHTILNGDKETGVTIIQISTKFDVGPIVAQQRLSVPDRCTTPQLSSLLSVKGADMLLEVLQNLPERIAQAKPQERKGATLARKITTSMSWIDWHSHSCEDVDRLYRAISYHVTLRTEWQGKLVKLYKMADPEITQGLYIPVSDPQPGQIVFHKKSKLLCVRSKDGWIAFEGVTLQMRKKMSAQDFYNGFLSRQKSSQRHSFCSACNNKTQSLLKTRS, from the exons ATGACCCAGGACCAGGGGTCGTCTCAG ATTGACATGAAGTGGTGTTCAACACTTAAAGGCCTTAATGGAGGACTGTATCAAAAAATTCGAGATGTGTACAGTGCATTTGTTTGCAACCATACTTGTCCCAGCCTGAGGAGCTGTCCAAGAGGTGAATGTGTCAAGGGAAGGATCTGTTGGAACAGTGATTTGTATTGTCTGGATAATCGCAGGACTCACTTTTTCCTCAGGACACAAAAAGTCTCATGCATagaaaaaagacattttcatTCCGGGATTCAATGTCAGTGTAACAAATTGAACACTTCAGTAAACAAACAAAGCTGCAATGAAATAAGGACTAGTCCACCATGGAGGATCATGTTCTTTGGAACAGATGACTTTGCAGTGGAATCTCTGAAAGCTCTGAATAATAACAG GATTCATGGCTCATCAGTGTCAGCACTACGAGTTGTGTGCTCCAAAAGCAAG GGATTGAGGAGAGGCAAGCACTTGGACATCATAGCCCCAGTTCAGAGATATGCAACGGATCACAACCTTCCAGTTTCACCGTGGACAGATATTGATTGGAGTTCAGGATATGATGTTGGTGTTGTAGTGTCATTTGGTCACCTCATTCCTGCCAGAGTTATCAACAGATTTCCCTA TGGTATACTCAACATACATCCAAGCTTGCTGCCAAGATGGCGTGGTGCATCACCTATCTACCATACAATACTCAATGGAGACAAGGAGACTGGTGTCACAATCATACAAATATCTACAAA GTTTGATGTTGGTCCTATAGTGGCACAGCAGAGACTAAGTGTTCCAGACAGATGTACCACACCACAACTTTCAAGTCTGCTGTCAGTAAAAGGAGCAGATATG CTTTTGGAGGTTTTACAGAATTTACCAGAGAGAATTGCACAGGCCAAACCACAAGAAAGAAAAGGTGCAACACTTG CCAGGAAGATAACAACATCTATGAGTTGGATTGACTGGCACTCACACTCCTGTGAAGACGTGGATAGACTGTACAGGGCAATATCTTACCAT GTCACCCTCAGAACTGAATGGCAGGGAAAACTGGTCAAGTTGTACAAAATGGCAGATCCTGAAATCACACAAG GTCTCTATATTCCAGTCAGTGACCCTCAACCAGGTCAGATTGTCTTTCATAAGAAGAGTAAATTACTGTGTGTGAGGAGTAAG GATGGTTGGATTGCATTTGAAGGTGTAACTCTACAGATGCGGAAGAAAATGTCTGCACAAGATTTCTACAATGGTTTTCTTTCAAGACAAAAATCCAGTCAAAGACATTCTTTCTGCagtgcatgcaacaacaaaacacaGTCATTATTAAAGACCAGGTCATGA